Proteins from a genomic interval of Youhaiella tibetensis:
- a CDS encoding VOC family protein: MIFVNLPVADLTAATDFYLAIGCTKNDQFSNERASCMVWSDSIFFMLLTHEFYSTFTDKPIADNAKASAMLLALSRDSRADVDAITETAGKAGGTADVRPIQDMGFMYSRTFADPDGNVFEPMWMDMAAAANMSEEEFHMKEA, encoded by the coding sequence ATGATCTTCGTGAACCTGCCCGTCGCCGACCTTACCGCCGCTACCGATTTTTACCTGGCGATCGGCTGCACCAAGAACGACCAGTTCTCCAACGAGCGGGCGTCCTGCATGGTGTGGTCGGACAGCATCTTCTTCATGCTGCTCACCCACGAATTCTACAGCACCTTCACCGACAAGCCGATCGCCGACAACGCCAAGGCCAGCGCCATGCTGCTGGCGCTCTCGCGCGACAGCCGCGCCGACGTCGATGCCATCACCGAAACGGCGGGGAAGGCCGGCGGCACCGCCGACGTGCGGCCGATCCAGGACATGGGGTTCATGTATAGCCGCACCTTCGCCGATCCGGACGGAAACGTCTTCGAGCCGATGTGGATGGACATGGCAGCCGCAGCCAACATGAGCGAGGAAGAATTCCATATGAAGGAAGCCTGA
- a CDS encoding diguanylate cyclase domain-containing protein has product MSLTRRTVIYVIGICLSLLALEIWHEFDTYSEEIEQAETETANLAGSLIQHAEDTFNIADGTLAIVVQQLGDEGITASALRHSQAIMDASLENARHFRGFFLYGPDGKFLTGSHHSGKPVPDVSARPYFTMHRDDPNLGAVIGRPFRGQATGDWLIPLSRRITGPDGSFLGIVLAAIDATYFASFYQRFDVGRRGSISLLLTDGTLLSRSPFNPDDVGIDLSSAALFTDAMPMQGAYHLVSSIDDTARIAGFARSPEFPLVTVAGVARDDALASWWRDAAIRLCVMIAFVMAVALLGLRLADQLRRRHKAEAQLSARETEFRLITESSSDLISHIDNDGRRVYVSPAAPRVLGFEPEELLGRSVFEIAHPDDVESLKAAADRMRRGEAGGETLAYRALHKDGHEIWLETALTVVPGKDGAPPGVISVTRDISERKALELQLIAMARVDGLTGLANRRAFDAALDVEWRRAQREGAPLSVLLIDVDRFKNFNDHYGHLGGDECLIKIAAAVEGGIERPGDVAARYGGEELVVLLPQTDTRGAMVMANKLCGLVEGLGLAHEHNPPWKVATISIGAASVVPNETFPDRTPQWLLGRADAALYAAKAAGRNRAMSAPEPPGRKLSLVRS; this is encoded by the coding sequence ATGTCCCTGACCCGGCGGACGGTCATCTACGTTATCGGTATCTGTCTCTCGCTCCTTGCGCTCGAGATCTGGCACGAATTCGATACCTATTCCGAAGAGATCGAGCAGGCCGAGACCGAAACCGCCAACCTCGCCGGCTCGCTCATCCAGCACGCCGAAGATACTTTCAACATCGCCGATGGCACGTTGGCCATCGTCGTCCAGCAACTGGGCGATGAAGGCATCACGGCCTCCGCGCTCCGCCATAGCCAGGCGATCATGGATGCGAGCCTGGAGAACGCCCGCCACTTTCGCGGCTTCTTCCTCTACGGGCCGGATGGCAAGTTCCTCACCGGTTCGCACCATTCGGGCAAGCCGGTGCCCGATGTCTCCGCGCGCCCCTATTTCACCATGCATCGGGACGATCCCAACCTGGGCGCGGTCATCGGCCGCCCCTTCCGCGGACAGGCCACCGGCGACTGGCTCATTCCCCTCTCGCGCCGCATCACCGGACCAGATGGCAGTTTCCTCGGCATCGTCCTCGCTGCCATCGACGCCACCTATTTCGCCAGTTTCTACCAGCGCTTCGATGTTGGCCGGCGCGGCTCGATCTCGCTCCTGCTGACCGACGGCACGCTGCTCTCCCGCTCCCCGTTCAATCCCGACGACGTGGGCATAGACCTTTCGAGCGCGGCCCTCTTTACCGACGCCATGCCCATGCAGGGCGCCTACCACCTGGTGTCTTCCATCGATGACACCGCCCGCATTGCCGGCTTCGCCCGCAGCCCGGAATTTCCCCTGGTTACCGTCGCCGGGGTGGCGCGCGACGATGCCCTGGCCTCCTGGTGGCGCGATGCCGCCATTCGCCTCTGCGTCATGATCGCCTTCGTGATGGCCGTGGCGCTGCTCGGGTTGCGCCTTGCCGACCAGCTGCGCCGCCGGCACAAGGCCGAAGCCCAGCTTTCCGCCCGCGAAACCGAGTTCCGCCTCATCACCGAGAGCAGCAGCGACCTCATCTCCCACATCGACAACGATGGCCGGCGCGTCTACGTGTCGCCCGCCGCTCCGCGCGTCCTGGGCTTCGAACCCGAGGAACTGCTCGGTCGCTCGGTTTTCGAGATCGCCCACCCCGATGATGTCGAAAGTCTCAAGGCAGCGGCCGACCGCATGCGGCGCGGTGAGGCCGGCGGGGAAACCCTGGCCTATCGCGCGCTCCACAAGGATGGCCACGAGATCTGGCTCGAAACGGCGCTGACCGTCGTCCCTGGCAAGGACGGTGCGCCGCCGGGCGTCATCTCGGTCACCCGTGACATCTCCGAGCGCAAGGCGCTCGAACTCCAGCTCATTGCCATGGCTCGCGTCGATGGCCTCACCGGCCTTGCCAACCGGCGTGCCTTCGATGCCGCGCTCGATGTCGAGTGGCGCCGCGCCCAGCGCGAGGGCGCGCCCCTTTCGGTGCTGCTCATCGACGTCGACCGCTTCAAGAACTTCAACGACCACTACGGCCATCTCGGCGGGGACGAGTGCCTGATCAAGATCGCCGCGGCCGTCGAAGGCGGCATCGAGCGGCCCGGAGACGTCGCCGCCCGCTATGGCGGGGAAGAGCTCGTGGTGCTGCTGCCGCAGACCGATACCCGGGGCGCCATGGTCATGGCCAACAAGCTCTGTGGACTGGTCGAAGGGCTGGGCCTCGCCCACGAGCACAACCCGCCCTGGAAGGTCGCCACGATCAGCATCGGGGCGGCCTCCGTCGTGCCGAACGAGACTTTCCCGGACCGCACCCCGCAATGGCTTCTCGGCCGCGCCGATGCGGCGCTCTACGCCGCCAAGGCCGCCGGCCGCAACCGTGCCATGTCGGCGCCGGAGCCGCCCGGGCGCAAGCTCAGCCTGGTGCGCTCCTGA